In Campylobacter vulpis, a genomic segment contains:
- the ftsH gene encoding ATP-dependent zinc metalloprotease FtsH, producing MNENNKNNNNPQNNNFFNKNPIFVFAIFAIVMVVVFKSFFDGGASSFGGNLSGSEVSKNVPYSELKKLIESGQISQVSIGQSTIKAVSSANNTIYNAKKVNDAELVKLLDSKNIAYGAYSETNWFTDMIFSWVLPIFIFFAIWMFLASRMQKNMGSSILGIGSSKKLVNSEKPKVKFADVAGVEEAKEEVKEIVDFLKYPERYIKLGAKIPKGLLLVGPPGTGKTLLAKAVAGEADVPFFSVSGSSFIEMFVGVGASRVRDLFENAKKEAPAIVFIDEIDAIGKSRAANGLMGGNDEREQTLNQLLAEMDGFGTESSPVIVLAATNRPEVLDAALLRPGRFDRQVLVDKPDFKGRCEILKVHMKDVKISPKVKVEDVARLTAGLAGADLANIINEAALLAGRDSKKYVEQNDLVEAVERAIAGLEKKSRRINDKEKKIVTYHECGHALIAETTKGAKRVSKVSVIPRGLAALGYTLNTPEENKFLMQKHELIAEVDVLLGGRAAEEVFIGEISTGASNDLERATDIIKAMISMYGMSEIAGLMVLEKQRNTFLTGGQSIKDYSEKMAESLDDYVKKTLDERYADVKQTLNTYKGAIETMVNALYEEETIEGAKVREIIKEFEEQNALPTRLQVEEKKEQE from the coding sequence ATGAACGAAAATAATAAGAATAATAACAATCCGCAAAACAATAATTTTTTTAATAAAAATCCCATTTTTGTTTTTGCTATCTTTGCGATAGTTATGGTGGTTGTATTTAAAAGTTTTTTTGATGGAGGAGCTAGTTCTTTTGGTGGAAATTTAAGTGGTAGTGAAGTGAGTAAAAATGTGCCTTATTCTGAGCTTAAGAAGTTGATTGAAAGTGGTCAAATTAGTCAAGTTAGCATAGGGCAAAGCACCATTAAGGCTGTTTCTAGTGCGAATAATACTATTTATAATGCAAAAAAGGTTAATGACGCTGAATTAGTAAAATTACTCGATAGCAAAAACATTGCTTATGGGGCTTATTCTGAAACAAACTGGTTTACAGATATGATTTTTTCTTGGGTTTTGCCTATTTTTATCTTTTTTGCAATTTGGATGTTTTTGGCTTCTAGAATGCAAAAGAATATGGGAAGTTCGATTTTGGGTATAGGAAGTTCAAAAAAGCTCGTTAATTCCGAAAAGCCTAAGGTTAAATTTGCTGATGTTGCTGGGGTTGAGGAAGCTAAGGAAGAAGTCAAAGAGATAGTTGATTTTCTTAAGTATCCCGAGCGTTATATTAAGCTTGGGGCAAAAATTCCAAAAGGACTTTTACTTGTGGGACCTCCGGGAACGGGTAAAACGCTTTTGGCTAAGGCTGTAGCGGGTGAGGCTGATGTGCCGTTTTTTAGCGTTTCAGGTTCTTCTTTTATAGAGATGTTTGTAGGGGTAGGTGCTTCTAGGGTAAGAGATTTGTTTGAAAATGCAAAAAAAGAAGCACCCGCCATAGTTTTTATCGATGAGATTGACGCCATAGGAAAAAGTCGTGCGGCAAATGGCTTAATGGGCGGTAATGACGAAAGAGAACAAACGCTTAATCAACTTTTAGCTGAAATGGACGGCTTTGGCACAGAAAGTTCTCCAGTGATTGTTTTAGCAGCGACTAATCGTCCTGAAGTTTTGGATGCGGCTTTGCTTAGACCTGGTCGTTTTGATAGGCAAGTTTTAGTAGATAAGCCAGATTTTAAAGGGCGTTGCGAAATTTTAAAGGTGCATATGAAAGATGTGAAAATTTCGCCTAAGGTTAAAGTTGAAGATGTCGCCAGACTCACAGCTGGTTTGGCTGGGGCTGATTTGGCAAATATCATTAACGAAGCTGCACTTTTAGCAGGTAGAGACTCTAAAAAATATGTTGAACAAAATGATTTGGTAGAGGCTGTTGAAAGAGCTATTGCGGGGCTTGAGAAAAAATCACGCCGGATTAATGATAAGGAGAAAAAAATAGTAACCTACCACGAGTGCGGACACGCGCTTATTGCTGAAACGACAAAGGGTGCAAAAAGAGTAAGTAAGGTTTCGGTTATCCCTAGAGGCTTAGCGGCACTTGGCTACACCCTTAATACCCCTGAAGAAAATAAATTTCTTATGCAAAAACACGAACTTATTGCTGAGGTTGATGTGCTTTTAGGTGGGCGAGCGGCTGAAGAGGTTTTCATAGGTGAAATTTCCACAGGTGCTAGTAATGACTTAGAAAGAGCCACTGACATTATTAAAGCAATGATTTCTATGTATGGTATGAGTGAGATTGCTGGACTTATGGTGCTTGAGAAGCAAAGAAATACCTTTTTAACAGGTGGTCAAAGTATTAAAGATTATTCTGAAAAAATGGCAGAGTCCTTAGATGACTATGTTAAAAAGACTTTAGATGAGCGTTATGCTGATGTGAAACAAACGCTAAATACCTACAAAGGTGCTATTGAAACTATGGTAAATGCTTTGTATGAAGAGGAGACCATAGAGGGCGCTAAGGTGCGTGAGATTATTAAGGAATTTGAGGAGCAAAATGCTCTGCCGACGCGTCTGCAAGTTGAGGAGAAAAAAGAGCAAGAATGA
- a CDS encoding phosphatidylserine decarboxylase: MNRFIAKEGWTVVFTLLGLLLLVWIFWGFSFILLLAFLAFLFLFRASKPYLVCNDEKAILAPIDGRITRIENAYYEDFGECLELNIKNAFYDCGSLSAPIKMQFEKLTLRHGLFLCSELEVAKKMNERMIIRAFAGDKSIIMRICAGSLDRKLKLMNNPHHLNAGDKMGFLLNGSVSLLLPKDTRVHVGLNDEIKAGSLLAYLS; the protein is encoded by the coding sequence ATGAATCGTTTCATTGCAAAAGAGGGCTGGACTGTCGTTTTTACCTTGCTAGGCTTATTGCTGTTAGTTTGGATATTTTGGGGTTTTAGCTTTATTTTACTTTTGGCGTTTTTAGCCTTTTTATTTTTATTTAGGGCTTCAAAACCTTATCTGGTATGTAACGATGAGAAGGCTATCTTGGCTCCCATTGATGGAAGGATTACGCGTATTGAAAATGCTTATTATGAGGATTTTGGAGAATGTTTGGAGTTAAATATCAAAAATGCTTTTTATGATTGTGGAAGTTTAAGTGCTCCTATAAAAATGCAGTTTGAAAAATTAACTTTAAGGCACGGGCTTTTTTTATGTAGTGAGCTTGAAGTTGCTAAAAAGATGAACGAGAGAATGATAATCCGTGCTTTTGCGGGAGATAAGAGCATAATAATGCGAATTTGTGCAGGTTCTTTAGATAGAAAATTAAAGCTTATGAATAATCCACATCATTTAAATGCAGGTGATAAAATGGGTTTTTTACTCAATGGATCTGTAAGCTTACTTTTGCCAAAAGATACAAGGGTGCATGTGGGTTTAAATGATGAGATTAAAGCAGGTTCACTTCTTGCTTATCTTTCTTAA
- the pssA gene encoding CDP-diacylglycerol--serine O-phosphatidyltransferase: MNHKLQLIYILPNLFTAASAFLGVISIISSIHGDFEKALIYIILSLLCDGLDGRIARLTNTTSKFGVEFDSLADLVAFGVAPAVLFYTSIGVYYGKFGSLVAAFFVVFGAIRLARFNVTTGTYEPSVFIGLPIPTAAIVSAIYTYTYLSYDFLKDYGLLFVILQAILGILMVSNIRYPSFKKLNFNRSSVLKVLVFLMMLFSFLYLYPLESLVILASLYVVYGILRFFLTFFGVRKKTKG, from the coding sequence ATGAATCATAAACTTCAACTCATTTATATCTTACCTAATCTTTTTACCGCCGCTTCGGCTTTTTTAGGTGTTATTTCGATTATTTCTTCGATACACGGTGATTTTGAAAAGGCTTTGATTTATATTATTTTATCCTTGCTTTGTGATGGGCTTGATGGACGCATAGCAAGACTTACTAATACAACTTCTAAATTTGGAGTGGAGTTTGATTCTTTAGCTGATTTAGTGGCATTTGGGGTTGCTCCTGCTGTGCTTTTTTATACAAGTATAGGGGTATATTATGGTAAATTTGGCTCTTTGGTTGCGGCGTTTTTTGTCGTTTTTGGAGCGATTAGATTGGCACGTTTTAATGTAACCACAGGTACTTATGAACCTTCTGTTTTTATAGGACTTCCCATACCAACAGCAGCAATTGTGAGTGCGATTTATACTTATACTTATTTGAGTTATGATTTTTTGAAAGATTATGGGCTTTTATTTGTGATTTTACAAGCGATTTTGGGAATTTTAATGGTAAGTAATATACGCTATCCAAGCTTTAAGAAACTTAATTTTAACCGCTCCAGCGTTTTGAAAGTGCTCGTTTTTTTAATGATGCTTTTTTCTTTTTTATATTTGTATCCTTTAGAAAGCTTGGTGATTTTGGCGAGTTTATATGTAGTGTATGGAATTTTACGCTTCTTTTTGACCTTTTTTGGGGTAAGAAAAAAGACTAAGGGTTAA
- a CDS encoding ferritin-like domain-containing protein, translating to MKKEFFSQIEKILYEKNLKLKFELFDDFYEEVKKENFIFNHEHFAIFQNNTYEKIKILHPTRIRRPKNTNSTQALAKIIHSIAHIEFSAINLALDASYRFKNLPLKFYKDWLEVASDEIKHFKLLNRALKELGFKYGSFEAHDNLEDALKATKNSLKYRMGVVHRGLEAKGLDANPFVLKKIQNSNHSIKSFLEEILHIILQEEITHVKKGDFWWNFAKDEKDDYLSLCRQFKKFNLAGKTLNEEARLKAGFSKKELKELKNFYS from the coding sequence ATGAAAAAAGAATTTTTTAGTCAAATAGAAAAAATTTTATATGAAAAAAACTTAAAACTTAAATTTGAGCTTTTTGATGATTTTTACGAAGAGGTTAAAAAGGAAAATTTTATCTTTAATCACGAGCATTTTGCTATTTTTCAAAATAATACTTATGAGAAAATCAAAATCTTGCATCCTACTCGCATACGCCGTCCCAAAAACACAAATAGCACACAAGCTCTAGCAAAGATAATACACTCAATCGCACATATAGAATTTAGTGCCATTAATTTGGCTTTAGATGCAAGCTATCGTTTTAAGAATTTACCCCTTAAATTTTATAAAGACTGGCTTGAAGTCGCAAGTGATGAAATCAAGCATTTTAAGCTTTTAAATAGGGCTCTAAAAGAACTTGGATTTAAATATGGCTCTTTTGAAGCACACGATAATTTAGAAGACGCCTTAAAAGCGACTAAAAATTCGCTTAAATACAGAATGGGTGTGGTGCATAGGGGACTTGAGGCTAAGGGACTTGACGCAAATCCCTTCGTTCTTAAAAAAATTCAAAATTCAAATCATAGTATTAAATCATTTTTAGAGGAAATTTTACATATCATTTTGCAAGAAGAAATTACGCATGTAAAAAAAGGCGATTTTTGGTGGAATTTTGCTAAAGATGAAAAAGATGATTATTTAAGTCTTTGCAGGCAATTTAAGAAATTTAACCTAGCTGGAAAAACACTTAATGAAGAAGCAAGACTTAAAGCTGGTTTCAGTAAGAAAGAACTTAAAGAACTCAAAAATTTTTACTCTTAA
- a CDS encoding YiiX/YebB-like N1pC/P60 family cysteine hydrolase — protein MFDFLSLILISCAVFLYFNTATSSFLQPSKQQIQISKMENLKLPKLEIGDLIFRRGNSLESVIISQISGHYYTHLGILIASTPPLIIHATTDDNLNKPNQVILSSLEEFASRAQALAIKRLPLTKAQKEIIALTAKSQLGKKFVLNEGNDTLYCTTFIENLLTPHIKLNLTYEELNLPTLSGKYLFPKAFFNEVQAKLIYEKRF, from the coding sequence ATGTTTGATTTTCTTTCTTTAATTTTAATTTCTTGTGCTGTATTTTTATATTTTAATACAGCTACATCTTCCTTTTTGCAACCCTCCAAACAACAAATTCAAATTTCTAAAATGGAAAATTTAAAACTACCTAAACTTGAAATAGGCGACCTCATCTTTAGGCGTGGAAATAGCCTTGAAAGTGTGATAATATCTCAAATTTCAGGGCATTATTATACACATTTAGGGATATTGATTGCAAGCACTCCGCCACTTATCATACACGCCACAACAGATGATAACCTAAATAAACCCAATCAAGTCATTTTAAGCTCACTTGAAGAATTTGCCTCACGCGCTCAAGCTCTAGCTATCAAACGCCTACCGCTTACAAAAGCACAAAAAGAAATCATTGCATTAACAGCAAAATCACAACTTGGAAAAAAATTTGTGCTTAATGAAGGAAATGACACGCTTTACTGCACGACCTTTATAGAAAATTTACTCACGCCACACATTAAGCTAAATTTAACTTATGAAGAATTAAATCTACCTACCTTAAGCGGAAAATATCTTTTTCCCAAAGCCTTTTTTAACGAAGTTCAAGCTAAACTTATCTATGAAAAAAGATTTTAA
- a CDS encoding DUF4878 domain-containing protein, which translates to MIKTFLNVGLAFVTLLFVACGSNSPSEVAKEFITKAYDGNGEALIEFVHIPDNAKKGEKEFVDGKLKAHSVQTKTMADKKGGVKSIEILNEELDDDNNAKVQIKVVFKDNSSQNETFNLNKIDNQWKIKIF; encoded by the coding sequence ATGATAAAGACATTTTTAAATGTAGGTTTAGCTTTTGTAACGCTACTATTCGTAGCTTGTGGAAGCAATTCACCAAGTGAAGTGGCAAAAGAATTTATAACAAAAGCTTATGATGGTAATGGCGAAGCGTTGATTGAATTTGTTCATATACCAGACAATGCAAAAAAAGGCGAAAAAGAATTTGTCGATGGTAAATTAAAGGCTCATAGTGTCCAAACAAAAACAATGGCAGATAAAAAAGGTGGGGTAAAATCCATTGAGATTTTAAACGAAGAGCTTGATGATGATAATAATGCAAAAGTGCAGATTAAAGTTGTTTTTAAAGACAATAGTAGTCAAAATGAAACTTTTAATCTTAATAAAATCGATAATCAATGGAAAATCAAAATATTTTAA
- a CDS encoding methionine-R-sulfoxide reductase, whose protein sequence is MLSEEEKRIIIDKGTEAPFSGEYNDFFEVGVYLCKQCGAKLYESTHKFKSHCGWPSFDDEIKGAVRRKPDKDGVRIEILCAKCDGHLGHIFENEGFTPKNVRHCVNSLSLKFVRK, encoded by the coding sequence ATGCTAAGCGAAGAGGAAAAAAGAATCATTATAGATAAAGGCACAGAAGCACCTTTTAGTGGGGAATATAATGATTTTTTCGAAGTTGGCGTCTATCTTTGTAAGCAGTGCGGGGCAAAACTTTATGAATCTACACATAAATTTAAGTCGCATTGTGGTTGGCCTAGTTTTGATGACGAGATTAAGGGTGCTGTTAGAAGAAAGCCCGATAAAGACGGAGTTAGAATTGAAATTTTGTGTGCGAAATGCGATGGGCATTTAGGACATATTTTTGAAAATGAGGGTTTTACGCCTAAAAATGTGAGACATTGTGTCAATTCTTTATCGCTGAAATTTGTGAGAAAATGA
- a CDS encoding MarC family protein, whose amino-acid sequence MENEFYLMFFAAITILAVLNPFGNLTQFLAMSEGLPLKLRKKLFATILYTAFIIVLVFLFSGSFFMNYVFRVDLDDLRIAGGLILIIMAVKNLLFSAKLATQDFSHYQEFDEKELLRRSLIPMAFPMLVGPGTLASVVVIAEDGGVKVALGAVLMAFLFMAFLFYYAATIEKIVGKLILHVFSRIAQVFIVAMGVKMMIVGIKGIFGLN is encoded by the coding sequence ATAGAAAACGAATTTTACCTTATGTTTTTTGCAGCCATTACCATACTTGCGGTGCTAAATCCTTTTGGAAATTTGACGCAGTTTTTGGCTATGAGCGAGGGTTTGCCCCTCAAACTTAGAAAAAAACTCTTTGCGACTATACTTTACACGGCTTTTATCATCGTCTTAGTTTTTTTGTTTTCGGGTTCTTTTTTTATGAATTATGTTTTTCGCGTGGATTTGGACGATTTACGAATTGCCGGAGGTTTGATACTTATTATAATGGCGGTTAAAAATTTGCTTTTTTCGGCTAAATTAGCTACGCAGGATTTTTCTCATTATCAAGAATTTGATGAAAAAGAGCTTTTAAGACGCAGTCTTATTCCTATGGCTTTTCCTATGTTAGTAGGTCCGGGGACTTTGGCTAGTGTGGTTGTGATTGCTGAAGATGGAGGAGTTAAGGTCGCTTTGGGTGCTGTTTTGATGGCATTTTTATTTATGGCTTTTTTGTTTTATTATGCGGCGACAATTGAAAAGATTGTAGGAAAGCTTATTTTACATGTGTTTTCACGCATTGCTCAAGTTTTCATTGTGGCTATGGGTGTTAAAATGATGATAGTGGGGATTAAAGGAATTTTTGGCTTAAATTAA
- a CDS encoding glycosyltransferase family 2 protein produces the protein MTIIFPMAGLSSRFSKAGYTLPKYMLNLQEKSVFFWVLEGFKTYFKTNDFLFIYRNINHTKEFIKQECQKLNLKNYQSIELDSPTLGQAHTVALGLEKIGIKDSILIFNIDTLRPNFHLPQNLDLDKIDGYLEVFKSEGEQWSFIKASDEKLCKVAKTAEKTRISSFCSSGLYYFRKSEEFLSIFKTMQEKNNLEKGEFYIAPMYNELIKRNADIRYELIALNQILFCGTPREYEALKKLNLSQKFL, from the coding sequence ATGACGATTATTTTTCCTATGGCTGGGCTTAGCTCACGCTTTAGTAAGGCTGGTTATACTTTACCCAAATATATGCTAAATTTGCAAGAAAAAAGCGTGTTTTTCTGGGTTTTAGAGGGCTTTAAGACATATTTTAAGACAAATGATTTTTTATTTATTTATAGAAATATCAATCACACAAAAGAATTTATCAAACAAGAATGCCAAAAACTTAATCTTAAAAATTATCAAAGTATAGAGCTTGATAGTCCTACTCTAGGACAAGCACATACCGTCGCACTAGGACTTGAAAAAATAGGCATTAAAGATAGCATTTTGATTTTTAATATCGATACCTTACGCCCAAATTTTCACCTCCCACAAAATCTTGATTTAGACAAGATTGATGGCTATTTGGAGGTTTTTAAGAGTGAAGGAGAACAATGGAGCTTCATAAAAGCTAGTGATGAAAAACTTTGCAAAGTCGCTAAAACAGCAGAAAAAACACGCATTTCATCATTTTGTAGTAGTGGGCTTTATTATTTTAGAAAAAGTGAAGAATTTTTAAGCATTTTTAAAACAATGCAAGAAAAAAATAATTTAGAAAAAGGCGAATTTTACATCGCACCTATGTATAATGAACTCATCAAACGCAACGCCGATATAAGATATGAATTAATCGCTTTAAATCAAATTCTATTTTGTGGAACTCCAAGAGAATATGAAGCTTTAAAAAAACTTAATTTAAGCCAAAAATTCCTTTAA
- a CDS encoding capsular biosynthesis protein has translation MLLITSAKYSSADFTLEFGKIVPSFLPLGNKRLYEYQAKLFQKEKIVLSLPESFKISHYDLKKLEELNIELIFVDENLSLGESIVYCIKALNINKKLSILHGDTFFQNLRLQNDSLCITSVKENYEWAYLNEEFNIVNEIGEKRGKILAGAFCFSDARLLAKHLIKNHYDFVKGIKSYSKERKMRAIENETWLDFGLMTNYFHSKKIISTQRGFNTMQVSQNYIVKNSSWTEKIKAEKAWFKNLPTPLLIYAPKFFTKKDGYALEYLYHNTLSELFVFGSLPDFIWRKIFLSIKDFLNLCHTFKSEGRLNFNYKEKTLSRLKEFSKQRNIDLNKPFILNHTPKPSLNELVAQTSEILPNIKEFSLIHGDFCFSNIMYDFRSGLIKTYDPRGMDFDSKISIFGDKNYDLAKLAHSIFGLYDFIVAGFYECELKGYELDFKLEINDNIIKTQNIFKELFEINQTHIALCLHLFLSMLPLHNDDAKRQNAFLANAYRIYDLLKEER, from the coding sequence ATGCTTTTAATCACTTCAGCTAAGTATTCTTCCGCGGACTTTACTTTAGAATTTGGCAAGATAGTGCCGTCCTTTTTACCACTTGGCAATAAAAGACTTTACGAATATCAAGCAAAATTATTTCAAAAAGAAAAAATCGTCCTATCCCTACCAGAAAGCTTTAAAATCAGTCATTATGACTTAAAAAAACTTGAAGAGTTAAACATTGAGCTTATTTTTGTTGATGAAAATTTAAGTCTTGGTGAGTCCATTGTTTATTGCATTAAAGCCCTAAATATCAATAAAAAACTAAGCATTCTTCATGGAGATACCTTTTTTCAAAACCTAAGATTACAAAACGATAGCCTTTGCATCACAAGTGTAAAAGAAAACTACGAATGGGCTTATTTGAACGAGGAATTTAACATTGTAAATGAAATAGGAGAAAAGAGAGGTAAAATCCTCGCCGGTGCTTTTTGCTTTAGCGATGCAAGACTACTGGCTAAACACTTAATTAAAAATCATTATGACTTTGTAAAAGGTATAAAAAGCTATTCTAAAGAAAGAAAAATGAGAGCGATAGAAAATGAAACTTGGCTTGATTTTGGCTTAATGACAAATTATTTTCACTCCAAAAAAATCATATCCACACAACGAGGCTTTAACACTATGCAAGTTTCACAAAATTACATCGTTAAAAATTCCTCTTGGACTGAAAAAATAAAAGCCGAAAAAGCGTGGTTTAAAAATCTGCCAACTCCACTTTTAATTTACGCACCAAAATTTTTTACCAAAAAGGACGGCTACGCCTTAGAATATCTTTATCATAATACCTTAAGTGAGCTTTTTGTTTTTGGGTCTTTACCTGATTTTATTTGGAGAAAAATTTTTCTTTCCATCAAAGATTTTTTAAACCTTTGCCACACTTTTAAGAGTGAAGGTAGGTTAAATTTTAACTATAAAGAAAAAACTTTATCAAGACTTAAAGAATTTTCCAAGCAAAGAAATATAGATCTTAATAAACCCTTTATCCTTAATCACACTCCAAAACCATCTTTAAACGAACTTGTCGCTCAAACAAGTGAAATTTTGCCAAATATAAAAGAATTTAGTCTCATACACGGGGATTTTTGTTTTTCTAATATAATGTATGATTTTAGAAGTGGTTTAATTAAAACTTATGATCCAAGGGGTATGGATTTTGACTCTAAAATCAGTATTTTTGGAGATAAAAATTACGATTTAGCTAAGTTGGCACATTCCATTTTTGGACTTTATGATTTTATCGTCGCAGGTTTTTACGAGTGTGAGCTAAAAGGATATGAACTTGATTTTAAACTCGAAATCAATGATAATATTATTAAAACTCAAAACATCTTTAAAGAACTTTTCGAAATCAATCAAACTCACATAGCCCTTTGTCTTCATCTTTTTTTATCGATGTTGCCACTTCACAATGATGACGCAAAAAGACAAAATGCCTTTTTAGCAAATGCTTATCGAATTTATGATTTATTAAAGGAAGAAAGATGA
- a CDS encoding HAD-IIIC family phosphatase gives MKNLIIDLDGTLTLDEKNIPYEDKKPNLAFIKQLQNYQKMGFKITIFTSRSMRTFKGDVEKIKTHTYPTILQWLHKHKVPFDDLIVGKAWCGDEGFYVDDKAIRPSEFISLSYEEIQKLLAKESSQCF, from the coding sequence GTGAAAAATCTTATTATTGATCTTGATGGCACCTTAACCCTAGATGAAAAAAATATCCCTTATGAGGACAAAAAGCCCAATTTAGCTTTCATTAAACAATTGCAAAACTATCAAAAAATGGGCTTTAAAATCACAATTTTCACCAGTCGCTCTATGCGAACTTTTAAGGGTGATGTTGAAAAAATTAAAACGCACACTTATCCTACAATTTTGCAGTGGCTTCACAAGCATAAAGTGCCTTTTGACGATCTTATTGTTGGCAAGGCTTGGTGTGGAGATGAGGGCTTTTATGTCGATGATAAGGCTATTAGGCCGAGTGAATTTATTAGTTTAAGTTATGAAGAAATTCAAAAACTTCTCGCCAAAGAAAGCTCACAATGCTTTTAA
- the hisC gene encoding histidinol-phosphate transaminase, which yields MQFNENLNRLKTYEPGKDIELIAKEYGVKEVIKLASNENPLGTSQKAREAIIQNASKAYLYPDDSASELRNALALKFGLKMQNVIIGAGSDQIIELATHAKLNHQNAFLQCGISFAMYEIYAKQVGAKAYKTRSITHDLNEFKSLYEMYKDEIKILYLCLPNNPLGECLNAFDVEEFLKDLDEDCLVVIDAAYNEFASFKDEKKHINPAKFIEKFPNLLYLGTFSKLYGLGGLRVGYGVANEDLIDALYKLRAPFNVNILALKAAVAALDDEEFVKSSLENNFSQMQKFEDFARFNAIEFIPSYTNFITYFFEEQNSSNLSEKLLKKGIIVRDLKSYGLNAMRITIGKPYENTRFFEEFEDILKKN from the coding sequence ATGCAATTTAACGAAAATTTAAATCGACTTAAAACTTATGAGCCGGGTAAAGATATAGAGCTAATTGCTAAAGAATATGGCGTTAAAGAAGTGATAAAACTAGCGAGTAATGAAAATCCGCTTGGCACTTCGCAAAAAGCAAGAGAAGCTATTATCCAAAATGCCTCAAAAGCTTATTTATACCCTGATGATAGTGCAAGTGAGTTAAGAAATGCGTTAGCCTTGAAATTTGGGCTTAAAATGCAAAATGTCATTATAGGAGCGGGAAGTGATCAAATTATCGAACTTGCCACACATGCTAAATTAAATCATCAAAATGCTTTTTTACAATGCGGTATAAGCTTTGCTATGTATGAAATTTACGCAAAGCAAGTAGGTGCTAAAGCTTATAAAACTAGGAGTATAACTCACGATTTAAACGAGTTTAAAAGCCTTTATGAGATGTATAAAGATGAGATAAAAATTCTTTATCTTTGTCTGCCAAATAATCCTTTAGGTGAGTGTTTAAACGCATTTGATGTGGAGGAGTTTTTAAAAGATCTTGATGAAGATTGTTTAGTTGTTATTGACGCAGCTTATAATGAATTTGCAAGTTTTAAGGACGAAAAAAAGCATATAAATCCTGCAAAATTCATCGAAAAATTCCCTAATCTTCTCTATCTCGGCACTTTTTCAAAGCTTTATGGGCTTGGGGGTTTGCGTGTGGGCTATGGTGTGGCAAATGAAGATCTTATTGATGCTTTGTATAAATTAAGAGCACCTTTTAATGTGAATATTCTAGCCTTAAAAGCCGCAGTTGCAGCACTTGATGATGAAGAATTTGTTAAAAGTAGCTTAGAAAATAACTTTTCTCAAATGCAAAAATTTGAAGATTTTGCTAGATTTAATGCTATTGAGTTTATCCCATCTTATACGAATTTTATCACTTATTTTTTTGAAGAACAAAATAGTAGCAATTTGAGTGAAAAATTACTTAAAAAGGGTATAATTGTGAGAGATTTAAAGAGCTATGGTTTAAATGCTATGCGAATTACCATAGGTAAGCCTTATGAAAACACACGCTTTTTTGAGGAATTTGAAGATATTTTAAAGAAAAATTAA